CGTTCCTGGTGGCCTCCATAGGGTTTGGAGGTATCTCAGGAAGGTTCCTGGTGGCGTGTGTGGACTCCTCAGTGCCCCTGGTGGCCTCTATGGAGCTCCTGGTGGTCTCCATGGGGGTCCTGGTGGTCTCTATGGAGCTCCTGGTGGTCTCCATGGGGCTCCTGGTGGTCTCCATGGGGGTCCTGGTGGTCCccaagggggtcctggtggCCCCTGGGGGCTTCCTGGTGGCCTCGCTGGCCGCCCGCCGCAGCCTGGCCACGTCCCCCCGCAGGAGGTTCATCAGCAGGGTCTCGGCGATGTCGTCTGCGTTGTGCCCTGCGGCCACCGGGGGGCGCCAgagggcagagctcagccccaCCCCCCACTGCCAGTGGCCTCCCAGGCCCATCCCAACCCCGACCCAGTCCCTCCCGATCCCTTCCACTCCCTCCCAAtccccttccagtccctcctgatccttcccagtgcctccccaaacccctcccagtccctcccaaccccctccccactccctcccgacccctccccactcccacccgacccctcccaacccctccccactccctcccagtcccctcccactccctcccgatcccctcccaaccctccccacaccctcccactccctcccaccccctcccaatcctccccacaccctcccaaccccctcccccaccctccccactccctcccaccccccctccccccatcctccccccaccctcccacccctcccatcccctcccactccctcctcatcccctccccactccctcccacccccctcccccatcctcccccactccctcccaaccccctccccatcctccccactccctcccaaccccctccccccctcccccaccccccccccaccccctccccaccccctccccaccctccccccaccccctcccccccctccccccccccccaccccctccccaccccccccacccccctcccaccccctccccacccccccccccccccctcccccaccccctccccatcctccccacaccctcccaaccccctccccatcctccccacaccctcccagtcccctcccactCCCTCCTGATCCCCTCCCtactccctcccaacccctccccatcctccccacaccctcccaaccccctcccccaactccccccccctccccctccccccctcaccCGTGGCGATCCAATCCACCCCCAGGGCCCGGGCTCCCCTCTCCAGGGCCTGCCGGCGGAAGACGCCGCAGAAGGTGCAGCGGGACCCCCCCCGGGCCAGCCCGGCGGCCCCCAGCTCGTCCACGCTCCAGCCGAAGAGCTGCCggtgggagaggagcagcaggggcagccccCCCCGGGCCCCCCGCACCGCCCCCAGGGCCGCCTCCCGGTACCCGGCGATGCCTTCGTCCACCGACAGCAGGAGGAAGCGGTAGCCCCGCCCCCCGGAGGCCACGCCCCTTCCTTCGCCGGCTCCGCCCCCCAGCCGCCCGTTCAGCCGGGCCAGCAGGTGAGCCAGGACCGAGGAGTCCTTCCCCCCCGAGGCGGCGATGGCCACCGAGCTGCCCGGGGAGGGGgtctggggaggggggtggggggtggggaaggggttAAGGGGGTCGTGGAGGGGGGTttgggggagtggggagggggttAAGGGGGTCGTGGGGGGGGGTTTgcaggtggggtgggggttAAAGGGGTTCTGAgtgggggtttggggggtggggtgggggttaaGGGGGTCgtggggggggtttgggggaGTGGGGAAGGGGTTAAGGGGGTCgtggggggggtttgggggagtggggagggggttAAGGGGGTCgtgggggggggtttggggggtggggaagggggttAAGGGGGTCgtgggggggggtttggggggtggggaaggggttAAGGGGGTccgtggggggggttgggggagtGGGAGGGGTTTAGGGGGTCgtggggggggtttggggggtggggaaggggttAAGGGGGTCCTTGGGAGGGGTTTGGGGGTCCTGGGGAGGagtttggggggtggggaagggaggttgggggtcctgggggggagtttgggggtgctgggggaggtccTGAAGGACCTTTTGGGTGTCCTGGGGGGATCTGGGGGGGTCCTGAAGGACTTTTTGGGGGTCTTGGGGGGATTTGGGGGGGTCCTGAAGGACCTTTCGGGGGTCCTGGGGGGATCTGGGGGGGTCCTGAAGGACCTTTTGGGGGtcctgggaggtgtcccagaaGGTTTGTGGTGTTCCTAAGGGAGCTTGGGAAGGCTCCTGGAGGAGCTGACAAAGTTCTGGGGGGTCCCGGGGGGTCTCGTGGGGAGGTTCCGGGGGGTCCCGGGGGGTTTTGGGGGTCCCCCGGGGGGCTTCGGGGAGCACCGGGGGGGTCCCGGCGACTCCAGAGCTCCGGCCAGCTCCGGGGGTGCCCCAGGGAGAGGTttctggggggggtggggaaggggctgggggggatggGAGGCGGGGAGGGGGTCGGGGAGGGTCGCGGGGAATTAGGGGAGGGGTCCCGGGGGGTTTTGGCGGGGGGGGCTCCCCGGTAAAGGCCTGGAAGGCTTCGTCCTCGAAAGCCTGCAGGAAGCAGCGGCGGCAGAGGGGCTCCGAGGTGCGGGGGCGGCGCAGGGCGGCCGCTAGGGGGCAGCGGCGGCAGCGAGGAGCCGGCatggggactgggaggggactgggaggcactgggaaagAAACCAAAAGGAGATGATCAAAACACAAGCAGCTAAGACCTCGCCCAAGCCCCCTCCCCAAATCCCTCTAggacccctccagaccccccccaaacccccctaGGACCCCCCCCAAAGCCTTCTAGGccccctccagacccccccaaacccctctgGAACCCCTCCAAAGCCCTCTAGGACCTCTCCAGACCCGCCCAAGCCCCCCTAGGACTCCCCCAAAGCCTTCCAGGACCCCTCAAGACCCCTCCCGACCCCTCCCAACCCCCTCAAAAGCTCTCTAGGACCTCCCCACACGCCCCCAACCCCCCCTAAGACCCCCCCAAAGCCTTCTAGGACCCCTCAAGACCCCCCTCCCCTATCCTCACCCTCCCCTAAGACTCACCCCAAGCCCCTCGCAGTCACCACAGGCCCCTCCGGGACCACCCGAGGCCTACCCAGGACTCCCCAagaccctccctcccccctccccccgagACCCCCTCAGGACCCCTCCGTGCCCCCCCCCCGAACCTTTCCACCTCCCCCCCGGCCCCGCGTCTCCGTTACCCGGAAGTGGCGCGGGGCTGACGTCGGACGTCACGCACGAGgcggaggaggcggcggcggcggcgccggcTCGGGTCCTGTCCCGGCGTACTCCGCGCGGCTGAGcttcttcccagcctcctccgCGGCACGCCTCACTTCCGGTCTTCCTGACCAATCGGCGCTGAAGGCAGGCGGGGCCAAAGAGAAGGCCACGCCTTCGGGGTGCCGCGCATTTCGCGCATgcgcggggaggggaggggaacgCAGAGCCTCTGCCAGAGcctcccagtatggaccagagcccctcccagtatggaccagAGCCCCCCCAGAGCccctcccagtatggaccagtgCCCCCCCGAGCccctcccagtatggaccagtgcctcccagtatggaccagAGCCCCCCAGAGCccctcccagtatggaccagtgcctcccagtacagcctcccagtatggaccagtgcctcccagtaaagcctcccagtatggaccagtgCCCCCCAGAGCccctcccagtatggaccagtgcctcccagtaaagcctcccagtatggaccagtgCTCCCCGGagcccctcccagtgcctcccagtatggaccagtgCACCCCAGGGCCCGTCCCAGTAGGgaccagtgcctcccagtatgaACCAGTGCCCCCCAGAGCccctcccagtatggaccagtgCCTACCAGTATGGACCAGAGACCCCCAGAGCccctcccagtatggaccagGGCCCCCCAAAGCccctcccagtatggaccagtgcctcccagtatggaccagtgcctcccagagtccctcccagtatggaccagtCCCCCCCAGAGCCCCTCCCAGTACGgaccagtgcctcccagtatggaccagtgCCCCCCAAAGCccctcccagtatggaccagtgcctcccagtatggaccagtgCCCCCCAGagcccctcccagctcctcccagtACGGACCAGTTCCCCcgaatcccctcccagtccctcccagtgccgcccagtcccctcccagtgcctcccactgCCCCTACCTCCCcgcccagtcccctcccagtccctcccagtccctcccagtagCTGTCCCCGCCCTGGACGCCTCTCACCATGACCccccctgggctgctgctgctgctcctcggTGAGTGACCCCCCCcgccccagtgcctcccagtaacTCCCAGTATGGCCCAGTGCCCTCTGAaccccctcccagtcccctcccagtgcccaccAGTAACTCCCAGTATGGCCCAGTGCCCTCTGAaccccatcccagtgcccaccaGTAACTCCCAGTCCCCCTAAATCCCTtcccagtccatcccagtgcctcccagtaacTCCCAGTATGGCCCAGTCCCCTCTAAACCCCCTCCCAGTCCTTCCCAGTGCCCACCAGTAACTCCCAGTATGGCCCAGTCTCCTCTAAactccctcccagtcccctcccagtccatcccagtgcctcccagtaacTCCCAGTATGGCCCAGTCCCCTCTGAcccccctcccagtgcccaccAGTAGCCCCCAGTcccctccccagtgcctcccagtatcccccagctccccctccctccccccaaatcccttcccagtcccctcccagttcCTCCCAGTTCCCCCTTCCAAAAGGGgaagtggggggtgggggaggggcaCTCATGGggtcccctcccccccccccttttcctccagggctggcagtggctgagagaggtgaggccttactgggagcactgggaggcactgggagggactgggaggggatttagggatactgggaggcactgggagggactgggaggggattagGGGGGGACTGGGAAGCACTGGGAGGGGCTCTGGGGGTTACTGGTttgtactgggaggcactgggaggagaTTTAGggatactgggaggcactgggagggactgggaggcactgggagggactgggaggggactgggacaCACTGGGAGGGGCTCTGGGGGTTACTGGTTTGTACTGGGAGGGgcctgggaggcactgggaggcactgggaggggatttagggatactgggaggcactgggaggcactgggagggcatTAGGGGGGGACTGGgaagcactgggaggcactgggaggggactgggacaCACTGGGAGGGGCTCTGGGGGTTACTGGTttgtactgggaggcactgggaggggactgggaggcactgggaggggactgggaggcactgggagggcactgggaggggactgggaagcactgggaggggactgggacaCACTGGGAGGGGCTCTGGGGGACTGGTttgtactgggaggcactgggaggggactgggagagactgggaggggactgggaggggatttagggatactgggaggcactgggagggactgggacgcactgggaggggactgggacaCACTGGGAGGGGCTCTGGGGGTTACTGGTttgtactgggaggcactgggaggggactgggacgcactgggaggggactgggacacactgggaggcactgggaggggctCTGGGGGTCACTGGTTTGTACTGGGAGGTACTGGGATGCCCTGGGAGGAGACTgg
The nucleotide sequence above comes from Indicator indicator isolate 239-I01 chromosome 38, UM_Iind_1.1, whole genome shotgun sequence. Encoded proteins:
- the CTU1 gene encoding cytoplasmic tRNA 2-thiolation protein 1, encoding MPAPRCRRCPLAAALRRPRTSEPLCRRCFLQAFEDEAFQTPSPGSSVAIAASGGKDSSVLAHLLARLNGRLGGGAGEGRGVASGGRGYRFLLLSVDEGIAGYREAALGAVRGARGGLPLLLLSHRQLFGWSVDELGAAGLARGGSRCTFCGVFRRQALERGARALGVDWIATGHNADDIAETLLMNLLRGDVARLRRAASEATRKPPGATTVPRLKPLRHCYEKEIVLYAHYQGLTYVSTECLYAPHAFRGHPRGLLKELEATRSSSVAALGHSSRALAVASQVASKGLGACGRCGFASSQGLCKACVLLAALEKGRPKVGLGKRGEPSPGPGCR